The following nucleotide sequence is from Desulfovibrio aminophilus DSM 12254.
TCGTGTTCGACGGCAACAAGCGTCTGAACCGGGCGGACTACGGCTAGGCCATGTTCCTGAATCTGCGCATCGCCGTGAAGTCATTGGCCGTGCACAAGCTGCGCGCGGTCCTGGCCATGCTCGGGGTGTTCCTGGGGGCGCTGGCCTTCACCGGGGTGCAGCACGTGTCCCAGTCCCTGGAACGCAAGGCCGAGCTGGAGGCCGAGAAGATGGGCCCCAGTCTGTTCGCGGCCATCGCCGGGCAGGTGCGCTTCTCACGCGGCGGCGACCTGCGCCTGGGCGCGGCCCAGCGCAACTTCACCATTTCCGACGCCCAGGCCCTGGCCCGGGGCGTGCCCTCGGTGCTGAGCATGGCGCCCTACGCCTCCACGAGCATGCCGCTGCGCTCGGCCGAGTCCGCCACCAAGGCCACGCTCATCGCCACCTGGCCGGAATACACCGAAATCCGCGATTTCCACCCCGAAATGGGCCGGTTCTTCAACGCCGAGGAGGTGGCCGAGCGGGACAAGGTGCTCGTGCTGGGCCGGGACATCGCCGAGCGTCTTTTCGGCCGGGCCGAGGCCGCCCTGGGCGGCACGGTCTACCTCTACCGCGCCGACTTCCGGGTGGTGGGCGTCATGGAGAAAAAGGGTCGCGATCTGGCCGGGGACAACCAGGACGAGCAGATATTCATGCCCCTGTCCACCTACATGCGCCGCGCGGCGAACCAGGACTGGATCAGCGGGGCGTTCCTGCGTCTGGCTCCGGGCTCGAACCAGGGCCCGGCCCTGGATGCGGTCATGGACGCGGCCAGGGCCATCCTGCGCGAGCGCCACGGCCTGCGGCCGGGCCAGGCCGACGACTTCACCCTGCTCACCGCCCGCCAGTCCCAGGATCTCCAGTTCCAGGCCCTGGAACTCGTGCATACCCTGGGGCTCATCGCCTCCACGGTCTGCTTCGGCGTGGGCGGCATGGGCATTCTCTCGATCATGATCCTCATGGTCCGGGCGCGACGCATGGAGATCGGCATCCGCCGCGCCGTGGGCGGCAAGCGTTCCCAGATCCTGGGGCAGTTCCTGCTGGAGTCCGGGCTCATGGCCGGAACCGGCGGCGTGCTCGGCGTGCTGGCCGGCCTGCTTGTGACCACGGCCGTGAGCGTCTTCGGCGGCATGCCCTTCGTCCTGGACCCCGCGCTCCTGGCCGGAACCCTGGCCGCGTCCACGCTCATCGGGCTCCTGGCCGGATCCTATCCGGCCTGGCAGGCGGCCCGGGTGGAAATCCTCGACGTCCTCCGAATCTGAGGAAAAGCGACATGCTCATCTGGATCGGCATTCTCTTCTTCATCCTCGGCGTGATTTTCCGGGTCTTCCCGCCCCGCTCGATCAACGGGATTTACGGCTACCGGACGCCCCGCTCCATGAAGAACCAGGACACCTGGGACGAGGCCCAGCGGTTCACGGCCGACAACCTGACCCTCCACGGCCTGCTCTTCGCCGGGACCGGCCTGCTCCTGGAGTTGGTCCTCTCCCCGGGCTCCGGCCCGCAGACGGTGATTTTCCTGGCGGGACTGGCGGTCATGATCCTCCAGGATGAGCGCCACCTCCTGCGGACCTTCCATCCCGACGGGAGGCGAAAGGAGGCGGAACCCGGGGAGAGTCCGGGCCGCGCCGCGGCCCGTGGGCTCGTCTGGGCGGCCGGAGTCTCGGCCATGCTCAGCCTGTGCTGCCTGGCCGCCTTCCGGCTCATCGGCTCCTCCGTGGACGGGCAGGGCTTCCTGCACGAGCCCTTCGCCCTGGTCCCGGCCGGATTCCTGCTGGCCGGTTTCGCGGTGCTCATGGGCCTGGCGGCCCTGCTGGTCCGCTTCGGCGGATTCTTCTCCCCGCCGCGCGCGGACAAAGCGGACAAATGAAAAAGGCGGAGAGGCGAAAGCCCCGCCGCCTTTCCGGAATCCCGCGAAGCGGGTTTGACTCAGGTCAAGGCGATTCTCATCGCCTCGGGCTATTCCGTGGTCCATATTTGGAATTGCAACCAAGGAGGACCACATGTTTTGCTACCAGTGCGAACAGACCGCCAAGGGAACCGGCTGCGACAAGCTCGGCGTCTGCGGCAAGACTCCGGACACGGCGGCCCTGCAGGATCTCCTGATCCATGTGCTGAAAGGGTTGTCGGAAGTGGCCCTGGCCGCCCGCGAGGCCGGGATCGTGGACCGCGAGGCGGACGTCTTCACCGTGCGGGCCACCTTCTCCACCCTGACCAACGTGAACTTCGACCCCGCGCGCTTCCCGGGCCTCATCGCCCGCGCCGTGGAGCTGCGCGAGCGGCTCAAGGCCGCCCTGGCCGCCAAAGGCCTGAAGCCCGCCTTCAGTCCAGTGGCGGACTTCGCCCCGGCCGAAGACCTGGCCGGCCTGGTGCGCCAGGGCGAGCAGCACGGCGTACGCGAGGACGCCGATCCCGACCCGGACATCCAGTCCCTGAAGCAGACCGTGATCTACGGCCTCAAGGGCGTGGCGGCCTACCTGGACCACGCCCAGATCCTGGGCCGGGAGGACGCCGAAGCCTACGCGGGAGTGCACAAGCTCCTGGCCGCCACCTTGCGCGCGGACCTGGGCCTGGGCGACTGGGTCGGGCTGGCCCTGGAGTGCGGCACACTCAATCTCAAGGCCATGGAACTGCTGGACGCGGCCAACACCGGAACCTACGGCCACCCCGTGCCCACCGAAACGCCCCTGGGCCACAAGAAGGGCAAGGCCATCCTGGTCTCGGGCCACGACCTGCGCGATCTGGAGGAAATCCTCAAGCAGACCGAGGGCACGGGCGTCTTCGTCTACACCCACGGCGAGATGCTGCCCTGCCACGGCTATCCGGGGCTCAAGAAGTACAAGCACTTCCACGGCCACTACGGCACGGCCTGGCAGAACCAGCAGAAGGAGTTCGCGGCCTTCCCGGGCGCGATCCTGATGACCACCAACTGCATCCAGAAGCCCACGAGCTACCTGCCGAACATCTTCACCACCGGCCTGGTGGGCTGGCCCGGGGCCGCGCACGTGAAGAGCCCCGACTTCGGGCCGGTGATCGCCCGCGCCCTGGAGCTGCCGGGCTTCGCCGAGGACGAGGACAAGGGCTCGGTCACGGTCGGCTTCGCGCGCAACGCGGTCATGGGCGTGGCCGGAACCGTGATCGACGCGGTCAAGGCGGGCAAGATCCGGCATTTCTTCCTGGTGGCGGGCTGCGACGGGGCCAAGCCGGGCCGCAACTACTACACCGAGTTCGTGGAAAAGGTTCCGGCGGACTGCGTGGTGCTCACCCTGGCTTGCGGCAAGTTCCGCTTCTTCGACAAGAAGCTCGGGGACATCGGCGGCATCCCACGCCTGCTGGACGTGGGCCAGTGCAACGACGCCTACTCGGCCATCCAGATCGCCACGGCCCTGGCCGGGGCCTTCCAGTGCGGGGTCAACGACCTGCCCCTGTCCCTGGTGCTGTCCTGGTACGAGCAGAAGGCCGTGGCCATCCTGCTCAGCCTGCTGGCCCTGGGCATCAAGAACATCCGCCTGGGCCCCAGCCTGCCCGCGTTCCTGACCCCGAACGTGCTCAACTTCCTGGTGGAGAACTACGACATCAAGCCCATCTCCACCCCGGACGCGGACCTCAAGGCCATCCTGGGCTGACGGTCCCTTGAATGAAATACGGGGGCGACCGCCGGACTGCTCCGGCGACCGCCCCCGTTCCCCCCGGAGACGCCCTCGGCGTCTGCCGCATCCTCCGGAAAAGGCGTCCCGGCCATCGGCCGAACCGCCCTCCGGGGCTTCCCCTCGCGTCGATCTCAGTGCTTGTGGTCGTGCACTTCCTTTTCGTGTCCCGGATGCTCGTGGTCGTGGGCTCCATGCTCACCCGCGTGGGTGTGATCGTGGCCCTCCCCGGCGTGCTCGTGCGGGTGCTTGTGCTCGTGCGGGTGTTCGTGGCTGTGGGTGTGTTCGTGCGGGTGGGAATGCACGCCCATTCCCGGGTGCTCGTGCGGGTGCTCGTGGCTGTGGGTATGCTCGTGCTCGTGGTCGTGCTTGTGCTCGTGGTCGCCCTTCATGGCCGTTCCTCCTTGCCGAGGGTGCGTTTTTCTTCTCCGCCTTTCTCATCCAATAAGTTCCATGCCGCACCTTGTATAGCCCGCACCATTTTTTTTCTTGTGTCATGCCGGGTGAATACCGTGGCGGTCCATGCCACGCGGAGACACTCCGGCGTCCCATCCCACGTTGGGAAATCCATTGACTCCCGCTGAACGAGACACGGCAACACGCTTGAATAGTTGATCCTCTCTGAATATCCCGGAATGGGAACAGACCCCGTTTTTCCTCGCGCCGTGCCACCGTCGCTCGATGTCCGCAGCGCGCTCCTTTCCCTTCGGCGACAAGGAAAACGCCGCGCAAGCCGCTTTTTTTTGTCCCCGCCGCATGCTATGTTCCCTTCCGTCAGCAACCGTCCCACAAGGAGACCCCATGAAGCCGTTCCTGTTCTGCCTCTGTCTCTGCTCGGCCCTGGCCCTGGCCGCCTGCGGCAAGACCGCCCGTGAACAGCTCATGGATGAGGACTACACCCGCATGACCGACACCGGGATCGTCCGCTACTACTACGACCTGGACCAGGCCATCGAGGCCTGCGAGTACCGCGTCCGGTCCGAGACGCCCCTGCGCATGGGCGTGGGCAGCGGCTGGGGGTCCGGCGGCGGCGCGGGCATCGGCGTGGGCGTGACCCGCGACGCCAGCAACAACTGCGACGCCACCCCGTTGCGCCACCGCCAGCTCGACGTGCGCGCGGAGATGACCCGCCGGGGCATCCAGCCCTAGACCAGCGCCGACGCGCCCGGAGCGCCCGGCTTTTCCATGCCTCTGGAACTCGACCACATCTTCGTCTGCTGCGGCCCCGGCGCTCCCGAGGCCGAAACCCTGATCCGGCTCGGCCTGGCCGAGGGCCCATCCAACACCCATCCCGGCCAGGGAACCGCCAACCGCCGCTTTCCCTTCGGCAACGCCTATCTCGAACTGCTCTGGGTCACGGACCCGGCGGAAGCCCAGGCCGGACCCGCCCGGGAGACCCGGCTCTGGGAGCGCTGGTCGCGACGCCGGAACGGGGCGAATCCCTTCGGCTTCGTGTTCCGCTCCCGGGGAGCACCGGACGGACGGGCCCCCTGCCCCACCCGGGCCTATCGCCCGGCCTATCTCCCGCCGGGCCTGATCATGGAGTTCGCGGACGGCGCGCCCCTGGAAGAACCCGAGATCGTCTTCCTGCCCTTCGTGCATGGCCCGGGACGCGTGGCTCCTCCAAAGGGCGGGCCCGTGCGCGGCCTGATCCGGGTCGAGGCCGATCTGCCCCGGGCCGATCATCTCTCCGAATCGTCCCGGGCCCTGGCCGAGGCGGGTCTGATGGTCTACCGCCGGTCGCCGGAGCACCTGCTCGAACTC
It contains:
- a CDS encoding ABC transporter permease, with the protein product MFLNLRIAVKSLAVHKLRAVLAMLGVFLGALAFTGVQHVSQSLERKAELEAEKMGPSLFAAIAGQVRFSRGGDLRLGAAQRNFTISDAQALARGVPSVLSMAPYASTSMPLRSAESATKATLIATWPEYTEIRDFHPEMGRFFNAEEVAERDKVLVLGRDIAERLFGRAEAALGGTVYLYRADFRVVGVMEKKGRDLAGDNQDEQIFMPLSTYMRRAANQDWISGAFLRLAPGSNQGPALDAVMDAARAILRERHGLRPGQADDFTLLTARQSQDLQFQALELVHTLGLIASTVCFGVGGMGILSIMILMVRARRMEIGIRRAVGGKRSQILGQFLLESGLMAGTGGVLGVLAGLLVTTAVSVFGGMPFVLDPALLAGTLAASTLIGLLAGSYPAWQAARVEILDVLRI
- a CDS encoding SdpI family protein, giving the protein MLIWIGILFFILGVIFRVFPPRSINGIYGYRTPRSMKNQDTWDEAQRFTADNLTLHGLLFAGTGLLLELVLSPGSGPQTVIFLAGLAVMILQDERHLLRTFHPDGRRKEAEPGESPGRAAARGLVWAAGVSAMLSLCCLAAFRLIGSSVDGQGFLHEPFALVPAGFLLAGFAVLMGLAALLVRFGGFFSPPRADKADK
- the hcp gene encoding hydroxylamine reductase; the encoded protein is MFCYQCEQTAKGTGCDKLGVCGKTPDTAALQDLLIHVLKGLSEVALAAREAGIVDREADVFTVRATFSTLTNVNFDPARFPGLIARAVELRERLKAALAAKGLKPAFSPVADFAPAEDLAGLVRQGEQHGVREDADPDPDIQSLKQTVIYGLKGVAAYLDHAQILGREDAEAYAGVHKLLAATLRADLGLGDWVGLALECGTLNLKAMELLDAANTGTYGHPVPTETPLGHKKGKAILVSGHDLRDLEEILKQTEGTGVFVYTHGEMLPCHGYPGLKKYKHFHGHYGTAWQNQQKEFAAFPGAILMTTNCIQKPTSYLPNIFTTGLVGWPGAAHVKSPDFGPVIARALELPGFAEDEDKGSVTVGFARNAVMGVAGTVIDAVKAGKIRHFFLVAGCDGAKPGRNYYTEFVEKVPADCVVLTLACGKFRFFDKKLGDIGGIPRLLDVGQCNDAYSAIQIATALAGAFQCGVNDLPLSLVLSWYEQKAVAILLSLLALGIKNIRLGPSLPAFLTPNVLNFLVENYDIKPISTPDADLKAILG
- a CDS encoding VOC family protein; translation: MPLELDHIFVCCGPGAPEAETLIRLGLAEGPSNTHPGQGTANRRFPFGNAYLELLWVTDPAEAQAGPARETRLWERWSRRRNGANPFGFVFRSRGAPDGRAPCPTRAYRPAYLPPGLIMEFADGAPLEEPEIVFLPFVHGPGRVAPPKGGPVRGLIRVEADLPRADHLSESSRALAEAGLMVYRRSPEHLLELVLDADAAFAADLRPGLPLLLRGGPAR